The following nucleotide sequence is from Pseudomonadota bacterium.
GATGCCTTTGCCGACGACGCACTGCGCCGGCGCCTGCTGCCAGGCCTTAGCTCGATGGAATTGCTCGCCAGCTATTGCCTCACCGAGCCAGACTCGGGCTCGGACGCCGCCGCCCTTAAGACTCGGGCGGTGCAAGACGGCGATGACTATGTGCTGAACGGTTCCAAAGCGTTTATTTCGGGCGCAGGATCGACCGATGTTTACGTCACCATGGTGCGCACCGGCGGCGCCGGGGCCGAAGGTATCACTTGTCTCGCCATCGAGAAGAACTCACCCGGTCTTAGCTTTGGGGCGCAGGAAAACAAGCTCGGCTGGCATAGTCAGCCGACGGCGATGGTCAATTTTGAGGATTGCCGTGTGCCGGTGGCCAGCCGCATCGGCGCGGAAGGCCAGGGCTTCCGCATCGCCATGGCCGGACTTGATGGCGGACGCATCAATATCGCCGCCTGTTCGCTCGGCGCGGCGGCAGCCAGCCTGGAGATCGCGCGTCAGCATCTTTTGGTGCGTGAACAATTCGGGCGAAAGCTCGCTGATTTCCAAGCGCTGCAATTCAAACTCGCTGATATGGCGACCGAGCTGGAAGCGGCGCGGCTGATGATTTATAACGCCGCCAGCAAGCTCGACAACAGTGCGCCGGATAAAACCCAAGCCTGCGCGATGGCCAAGCGCTTCGCCACCGATGCCGGGTTTAGTATCTGCAACGATGCCTTGCAGCTTCTTGGCGGATACGGCTATTTGATGGATCACCCGGTTGAGCGCCATTTGCGCGATCTCCGTGTGCATCAGATTCTCGAGGGCACCAACGAAATTATGCGCGTCATCATCGCGCGCAAACTATTGCAAGAATAGAAAGGATTACGTGACGCAAGAGGATTCAAACGCGGCGGACGGCGATATCGTCTTTTCCCGGGACGGCGGCTTGGCGGGTGTGACCCTAAACCGGCCGCAAGCGCTCAACGCGCTGACCCAACCGATGGCGATCGCCCTCGACGCACAGTTGCGGGAATGGCAGGGGGATCCGGCGGTCCGTGCCGTGGCAATCAGGGGCGCGGCGCGCGAAGATGGCCGCGTGCCGTTCTGCTCAGGCGGCGACATCCGTTTTTTGCACCAGCAGCAGAACGATCCAACGCGCCAGTTTGCAATTACGTTTTATGAG
It contains:
- a CDS encoding acyl-CoA dehydrogenase family protein, coding for MDFQLNPEQTAFQEMARDFAASEFAPHAAAWDRDKIFPVAALRKAAALGFGGIYVAEDVGGSGLTRLDAALIFEALAGACASTAAYISIHNMATWMVDAFADDALRRRLLPGLSSMELLASYCLTEPDSGSDAAALKTRAVQDGDDYVLNGSKAFISGAGSTDVYVTMVRTGGAGAEGITCLAIEKNSPGLSFGAQENKLGWHSQPTAMVNFEDCRVPVASRIGAEGQGFRIAMAGLDGGRINIAACSLGAAAASLEIARQHLLVREQFGRKLADFQALQFKLADMATELEAARLMIYNAASKLDNSAPDKTQACAMAKRFATDAGFSICNDALQLLGGYGYLMDHPVERHLRDLRVHQILEGTNEIMRVIIARKLLQE